The Flavobacterium faecale genome has a segment encoding these proteins:
- a CDS encoding molybdenum cofactor biosynthesis protein MoaE: MSSDKPKKSSFIQGQISSDFIGNSIAKHQTKTSIGAHNIFLGQVRADVIDGKTVVAIEYSAYEEMAEKSFYEIREAAFAKYELTCMHIYHSLGKVKAGEICLFVFVSAPRRKVVYEALEFLVEEIKKSVAIFGKEIFEDESYSWKENS, from the coding sequence ATGTCATCAGATAAACCAAAGAAAAGCTCCTTTATTCAGGGGCAAATAAGTTCAGATTTTATTGGGAATTCGATTGCGAAACACCAAACGAAAACGTCAATAGGCGCTCACAATATTTTTTTAGGTCAAGTTCGTGCCGATGTTATAGATGGAAAAACCGTTGTGGCAATTGAATACTCGGCTTATGAGGAAATGGCAGAAAAATCTTTTTACGAAATTAGAGAAGCAGCTTTCGCTAAATATGAACTGACTTGCATGCACATTTATCACAGTTTGGGAAAAGTAAAAGCGGGCGAAATCTGTTTATTCGTTTTTGTTTCGGCCCCAAGACGAAAAGTAGTGTATGAAGCTTTGGAGTTTTTGGTGGAAGAAATCAAAAAGAGTGTGGCTATTTTCGGGAAAGAGATTTTTGAAGACGAGAGCTATAGCTGGAAAGAGAATTCTTGA
- the moaCB gene encoding bifunctional molybdenum cofactor biosynthesis protein MoaC/MoaB, whose amino-acid sequence MVDITHKIITQRTATAQAVVKVGAKATMEAILNKTVPKGDVLEVARTAGLFAVKNTSNSIPDCHPMPIEFTGIEYEFLEDSILIKVTVKAIYRTGVEVEAMHGASIVALTMYDMLKPIDKQVEISSIKLLHKKGGKSDFGKNDVPDLAVSVIVCSDSVSSGKKEDRAGKVISDKVKNLGLKVSRYTVIPDEILDIQSTINELCESKIDLIIMTGGTGLSNRDITPEAVIPMLDRRIPGIEEAIRAYGQDRTPYAMLSRSVVGFKGNTLIMALPGSTAGASESMDAVFPSILHLFKILNGFNHGA is encoded by the coding sequence ATGGTAGATATTACACATAAAATTATAACCCAACGCACGGCTACGGCTCAGGCGGTGGTGAAAGTGGGCGCGAAAGCCACGATGGAGGCGATTTTAAACAAAACCGTTCCCAAAGGCGATGTGCTCGAAGTGGCACGAACTGCAGGACTTTTTGCAGTGAAGAATACGTCGAATTCGATTCCGGATTGCCACCCGATGCCGATTGAGTTTACTGGAATTGAATATGAATTTCTAGAAGATTCTATTTTGATAAAGGTGACAGTTAAGGCAATTTACAGAACTGGTGTTGAGGTAGAGGCCATGCACGGCGCTTCGATTGTGGCGTTGACAATGTACGATATGTTGAAGCCGATTGATAAACAAGTCGAGATTTCGAGCATTAAACTACTGCACAAAAAAGGAGGGAAGTCAGATTTTGGGAAGAATGATGTTCCTGATTTGGCGGTTTCTGTAATTGTATGTTCAGATAGCGTATCGAGCGGAAAGAAAGAAGATAGAGCAGGAAAAGTGATTTCTGATAAAGTGAAAAACTTGGGGTTAAAGGTTTCTCGATATACGGTGATTCCAGATGAAATTCTAGATATTCAATCGACTATAAATGAATTGTGCGAAAGTAAAATCGACTTGATTATCATGACGGGCGGTACGGGATTGTCCAACCGTGATATCACTCCCGAAGCGGTGATTCCGATGCTTGATCGTCGTATTCCTGGGATCGAAGAAGCCATTCGTGCGTATGGGCAAGACCGCACACCTTATGCAATGCTGTCTCGTTCGGTTGTTGGATTTAAAGGTAATACGTTGATTATGGCGTTGCCTGGTTCTACAGCGGGAGCGAGTGAGTCTATGGATGCGGTGTTTCCTTCGATTCTACATTTGTTCAAAATTCTTAACGGATTCAATCATGGTGCCTAA
- a CDS encoding DUF6660 family protein, with amino-acid sequence MKIIALLLAFFILALSSQGCCDDDNCEKEGLLTHTEQKQHKDNCDNSCSPFFSCGTCVGFTFPNPTFYLLEQQFTLIETNLVSTFIPQLRSQFNAAIWQPPKIS; translated from the coding sequence GTGAAAATAATAGCGCTCTTACTGGCCTTCTTTATTTTGGCTTTATCTAGCCAAGGATGCTGCGATGATGATAATTGTGAAAAGGAAGGACTACTCACTCACACAGAACAAAAGCAGCACAAAGACAACTGTGACAACTCCTGCTCTCCTTTTTTTAGCTGTGGAACATGTGTTGGTTTTACTTTCCCAAATCCTACCTTTTACCTTCTTGAACAACAATTTACCTTAATTGAAACCAATTTGGTTTCTACCTTTATTCCGCAACTTCGGTCACAATTCAACGCTGCAATTTGGCAACCTCCAAAAATTAGCTAA
- the moaA gene encoding GTP 3',8-cyclase MoaA has product MVPNKILQDTHGRAHNYLRISITEYCNLRCTYCMPAEGISLTPKPHLMTADEIVSIAQTFVNLGVTKIRLTGGEPLVRKDAKDVIARLGKLGVELTITTNGILVDDFIDTFKEAGITGLNVSIDSLVKEKFNLITRRNYFDQFWKNLNLLEEQNFKLRLNVVVMKGFNDNEILDFIELTKDRNIMIRFIEFMPFDGNKWNKDKLVSYAEIINQTHDKYGITKVERLIDKPNDTAKNHKIAGYKGSFSVISSVTNPFCSTCNRIRLTADGKLKNCLFSNTETSLLETLRSGESIEPLLAQNIQSKHAMRGGMDDDAKFQNPDLFSKNRSMIKIGG; this is encoded by the coding sequence ATGGTGCCTAACAAAATTTTGCAGGATACACACGGACGCGCGCACAACTATTTGCGCATCTCGATTACAGAATATTGTAATTTGAGATGTACGTACTGCATGCCTGCGGAAGGAATTTCGTTAACACCAAAACCACACTTAATGACGGCGGACGAAATTGTGTCTATTGCACAAACGTTTGTCAATTTGGGGGTAACCAAGATACGATTGACTGGTGGTGAACCTTTGGTACGCAAAGATGCCAAAGACGTTATTGCTCGTTTGGGTAAATTGGGTGTAGAATTGACTATAACTACCAACGGAATTCTAGTTGATGATTTTATTGATACGTTTAAGGAAGCCGGAATTACGGGGCTTAATGTGAGTATCGATAGTTTGGTAAAAGAGAAGTTTAACCTGATCACACGGCGCAATTATTTTGACCAATTTTGGAAAAATCTGAATTTGCTTGAAGAACAAAATTTCAAATTGAGACTGAATGTCGTGGTCATGAAAGGGTTTAATGATAACGAAATATTGGATTTTATCGAATTGACCAAAGACCGCAATATCATGATTCGGTTTATCGAATTCATGCCTTTTGACGGGAACAAATGGAACAAAGATAAATTGGTTTCTTATGCCGAAATCATTAATCAAACCCATGACAAATATGGAATAACCAAAGTCGAAAGGTTAATTGATAAACCCAACGACACAGCAAAAAATCATAAAATAGCGGGTTACAAAGGAAGTTTTTCGGTGATTAGTTCCGTTACCAATCCTTTTTGTAGCACGTGCAACCGCATACGCTTAACGGCAGACGGAAAATTAAAAAACTGTTTGTTTTCGAACACCGAGACTTCGCTGCTCGAAACTTTGAGATCAGGCGAATCCATTGAGCCATTATTAGCTCAAAACATACAATCCAAACACGCCATGCGAGGCGGAATGGATGATGATGCTAAATTTCAAAACCCCGATTTATTTTCGAAAAATAGAAGTATGATTAAGATTGGGGGGTAA
- the mobA gene encoding molybdenum cofactor guanylyltransferase, giving the protein MENKYTAYILAGGKSQRMGSDKGLLMLNGKTFVSHIYEALEPIVGTNIVVITANPDYDSLGFTRIEDLIDDKGPVGGIYTALKHSKTKFNFILSVDAPLVSTDLLQWLADNHEDSYMMTQVQVGDKASPLIAIYDRSCKAAFGEHMAGKQLMLRKVIEDLTHQTLIVPEKWSQQVQNINTPEEYKKIQ; this is encoded by the coding sequence ATGGAAAACAAGTACACGGCATACATTCTAGCAGGAGGAAAAAGCCAGCGAATGGGATCAGACAAAGGGTTACTTATGCTAAATGGTAAAACATTTGTGAGTCATATTTACGAAGCTTTGGAACCAATTGTTGGAACAAATATTGTGGTTATTACAGCCAATCCTGATTATGATTCGTTGGGTTTTACAAGAATCGAAGACTTGATTGATGACAAAGGTCCGGTTGGTGGTATTTACACAGCATTAAAGCATTCAAAAACAAAATTCAATTTTATTTTGAGTGTCGATGCACCATTAGTTAGCACAGATTTATTGCAATGGCTTGCAGACAACCATGAGGATTCATACATGATGACGCAAGTGCAAGTGGGCGATAAAGCTAGTCCGTTGATTGCTATTTATGATCGCTCGTGTAAAGCTGCTTTTGGAGAACACATGGCCGGAAAACAGTTAATGCTCCGAAAAGTAATCGAAGATTTAACTCATCAAACGCTTATTGTTCCCGAAAAATGGAGCCAGCAAGTTCAAAATATTAATACTCCGGAGGAGTATAAAAAAATACAATAA
- a CDS encoding MoaD/ThiS family protein: protein MILNTKYFGLIADITNKKEEQLNLEQTQISVASLKAFMENNYPDLRKTSYSVAVNQAMVGVDTNLSEKDVIAFLPPFAGG from the coding sequence ATGATTCTAAATACTAAATATTTCGGTCTCATTGCAGACATTACCAATAAGAAGGAGGAGCAATTAAATTTGGAACAAACGCAAATATCTGTGGCTTCTTTGAAAGCTTTCATGGAAAATAATTATCCTGATTTGAGAAAAACCTCTTATTCTGTTGCTGTAAATCAAGCGATGGTTGGAGTCGATACTAATTTGAGTGAGAAAGATGTAATTGCGTTTTTACCACCGTTTGCGGGAGGATAA
- a CDS encoding winged helix-turn-helix domain-containing protein — METDDGMVISEGRVKLLKLIAETGSLNKAAKAMELSYQKAWKLVDVSNKSAKHPLIETQVGGNKGGGTVLTPYGKSLIDAFEKINANCWEFLDTEFKKYEL; from the coding sequence ATGGAAACAGATGACGGTATGGTCATCAGCGAAGGCCGCGTCAAATTATTGAAATTGATTGCCGAAACGGGCTCGCTCAACAAAGCCGCAAAAGCCATGGAACTTTCATACCAAAAAGCATGGAAATTGGTCGACGTTTCTAATAAATCAGCAAAACATCCTTTGATAGAAACCCAAGTGGGCGGCAACAAAGGTGGTGGCACAGTGCTAACGCCTTACGGAAAGTCGTTAATTGACGCTTTCGAAAAAATTAATGCCAATTGTTGGGAGTTTCTAGATACCGAATTTAAAAAATACGAATTATAG
- the nadB gene encoding L-aspartate oxidase — MIKTNYLIVGSGVAGLTLALKIANQFPEKNVTIVTKATADESNTKYAQGGIAIVTDKIGDSYKKHIEDTIICGDGLCDPAVVKMVINEGPKRLKELIEWGAKFDKNKEGTWSLGKEGGHSENRVVHHKDQTGKEIERAILSQVQLKKNIDVLPHHFSIDLITKDNRCLGAHVLNQKTKEIITFSSDFTVLATGGIGHLYGHTTNPVIATGDGIAMAYRVHAEIKDMEFIQFHPTSMYKKSDGPSFLISEAVRGFGAHLRTKSGHLFMPDYDSRGDLASRDIVSQSIEKELAKSDDECVYLDCTHLDMKAFIAHFPMIYDRCKLEGIDLAKDWIPVVPAQHYICGGIAVDQSGKTSVENLFACGECSRTGLHGANRLASNSLLEALVYSDNIYDYWSENEFPKSQFEGEVKDWGDNSKPKIDADYVTKTKEGLQLLMRQNAGIVRNDYDLKIAQQKIDALENEIKEATETYQVNANLWELYNLVIIGKIIVEQSIARNDNRGGFVKIEKTV; from the coding sequence ATGATCAAAACCAATTACTTAATTGTAGGATCTGGCGTAGCAGGTCTAACTTTGGCTTTAAAAATAGCCAACCAATTCCCAGAGAAAAACGTTACTATTGTGACTAAAGCTACTGCGGACGAATCCAACACGAAGTACGCTCAAGGCGGAATCGCAATTGTGACGGACAAAATTGGAGATTCATATAAAAAACACATTGAAGACACTATAATTTGTGGGGACGGTTTATGCGATCCTGCAGTTGTAAAAATGGTCATCAATGAAGGCCCAAAAAGATTGAAAGAATTAATCGAATGGGGAGCCAAATTTGACAAAAACAAAGAAGGAACCTGGAGTTTGGGTAAAGAAGGCGGACACTCTGAAAATCGAGTAGTACACCATAAAGACCAAACAGGAAAGGAAATTGAGCGCGCCATATTAAGTCAAGTGCAACTCAAAAAAAATATCGATGTTTTACCACACCATTTTTCTATTGATTTAATAACTAAAGACAACCGCTGTTTAGGTGCTCATGTTTTAAATCAAAAGACTAAAGAAATCATAACATTTAGTTCTGATTTTACAGTTTTGGCAACTGGAGGAATCGGACATTTGTATGGTCACACAACCAACCCTGTTATTGCAACAGGAGACGGAATTGCAATGGCATATCGTGTGCATGCTGAAATTAAGGATATGGAATTCATACAATTCCACCCAACTTCAATGTACAAAAAATCAGATGGACCTTCGTTTCTAATTTCGGAAGCGGTTCGTGGTTTCGGAGCTCATTTGCGCACCAAAAGCGGTCACTTATTTATGCCTGACTACGATTCTCGAGGCGATTTGGCTTCAAGAGACATCGTTTCTCAAAGTATCGAAAAGGAATTGGCAAAATCAGATGATGAATGCGTTTACCTTGATTGTACTCATTTGGACATGAAAGCTTTTATTGCTCATTTCCCCATGATTTATGATCGCTGTAAACTTGAAGGTATCGATCTAGCCAAAGATTGGATTCCGGTAGTACCTGCACAACATTACATTTGTGGTGGAATTGCAGTTGATCAATCTGGAAAAACATCGGTAGAAAATTTATTTGCTTGTGGCGAATGTTCCCGCACAGGTTTGCACGGTGCTAATAGACTGGCATCAAACTCTTTGCTAGAAGCCTTGGTATACTCAGACAATATTTATGATTATTGGAGTGAAAATGAATTTCCAAAATCACAATTTGAAGGTGAAGTAAAAGATTGGGGAGACAATAGTAAACCCAAAATTGATGCTGATTACGTCACAAAAACAAAAGAAGGACTGCAATTATTGATGCGTCAAAATGCAGGAATTGTGCGTAATGATTATGATTTAAAAATAGCGCAACAAAAAATAGACGCTCTAGAAAATGAAATAAAAGAAGCTACAGAAACCTACCAAGTTAATGCCAATTTGTGGGAGCTTTACAACCTAGTAATCATAGGAAAAATTATTGTAGAACAATCCATAGCCCGAAATGATAATCGAGGCGGTTTTGTAAAAATCGAAAAAACAGTTTAA
- a CDS encoding TonB-dependent receptor, which translates to MKKFILLLVVTINFTAVFAQNNFKAVLKDSKTNELLIGVNAVIQNSNLGNITDGNGALEITNVPNGEQSIVLTAVGYEDKIVQFTFPLESDAIQTILLESEGEELEDVVITTTRSSRTIANIPTRVETIAGEELDEKGNMKPGDIRMLLNESTGIQTQQTSATSYNSSIRIQGLDGKYTQIIRDGFPLYSGFSGGLGLMQIAPLDLKQVEVIKGASSTLYGGGAIAGLVNLVSKTPTEKRELNFILNGTSALGLDASGFYSQKFKKIGTTVFASYNHGTPYDPANIGLTAIPKFNRFTLNPKLYLYLNEKTNLHVGFNSTVENRIGGDIEYIKGNGDANHSYFEKNKTNRFSTQLAFDRIINEQSKFSFKNSFSFYDRSIAIPNYSFSGKQFSSFVEASYNYNTERTEWIGGLNLWTDQFTQDKIANTQAVDYKYTTVGAFVQNTWNPNEKLALETGLRLDYQNEYGVFLLPRISALYTISPKLSARLGGGLGYKTPTVFTEDAERIQFQNVLPIQTANTEAEQSVGGNFDLNYQTHLTDQLALTVNSLFFYTKVNNPLVLTANSANNYEFQQPNGNIDTKGIETNIKLSYQDFKLFIGYTLADVNEHYNGITTTYPLVAKHRLNNVLMYEIEDKLKIGLEAYYFSPQKLNDGATGRQYWLGGFMIEKLWEHFSIFLNFENLGDTRQTKFDTIYTGPITNPNFRDIYAPVDGFVVNGGVKIKL; encoded by the coding sequence ATGAAAAAATTTATTCTGTTGTTGGTTGTCACAATCAACTTTACAGCTGTTTTTGCGCAAAACAATTTTAAAGCGGTCCTGAAAGACAGCAAAACAAATGAATTATTAATTGGTGTAAACGCTGTCATTCAAAACAGCAACTTAGGTAACATTACGGATGGTAATGGAGCACTTGAAATCACCAACGTCCCCAATGGCGAACAGTCCATCGTATTGACCGCTGTAGGCTATGAAGACAAAATAGTACAATTTACATTTCCGTTAGAGTCAGATGCCATACAAACCATTTTACTCGAAAGTGAAGGCGAAGAATTAGAAGATGTAGTGATTACCACTACACGTAGTAGTCGCACAATTGCTAATATACCTACTCGTGTAGAAACAATCGCTGGCGAAGAATTGGACGAAAAAGGGAATATGAAACCCGGTGACATTAGAATGTTACTGAACGAAAGCACTGGAATTCAAACCCAACAAACATCGGCAACAAGCTATAATTCTTCTATTCGAATTCAAGGATTGGATGGGAAATACACCCAAATTATTCGTGATGGTTTTCCGTTATATTCTGGGTTTTCAGGTGGACTAGGTTTGATGCAAATTGCTCCTTTGGATCTAAAACAAGTGGAAGTAATTAAGGGTGCTTCGTCAACGCTTTATGGTGGCGGTGCCATTGCCGGTTTGGTTAATTTAGTTTCGAAAACTCCTACTGAAAAGCGAGAATTAAATTTTATCCTCAACGGAACTTCTGCATTAGGTTTGGATGCAAGTGGATTTTATTCACAGAAATTCAAAAAAATTGGAACTACCGTTTTTGCTTCTTATAACCACGGAACACCTTATGATCCCGCAAATATTGGACTAACTGCTATTCCTAAATTTAATCGTTTTACGTTGAATCCTAAATTGTACTTGTATTTAAACGAAAAAACAAACTTACATGTGGGTTTTAACAGCACGGTAGAAAACCGAATTGGTGGTGACATCGAATACATTAAAGGGAATGGCGATGCCAATCATTCGTATTTCGAAAAGAACAAAACCAACCGTTTTAGTACTCAACTGGCTTTCGACCGAATTATTAATGAGCAGTCTAAGTTTTCATTCAAAAACAGTTTTAGTTTTTATGATCGTAGCATTGCCATACCAAATTACAGTTTTTCGGGTAAACAATTTTCGTCTTTTGTAGAAGCAAGTTACAATTACAACACCGAAAGAACAGAATGGATTGGAGGATTGAACTTATGGACAGATCAATTTACACAAGATAAAATTGCAAACACCCAAGCGGTAGATTACAAATACACCACAGTTGGGGCATTCGTACAAAACACATGGAATCCTAACGAAAAATTAGCACTAGAAACAGGTCTGCGTTTGGATTATCAGAATGAATATGGCGTTTTTTTACTGCCTCGTATATCGGCTTTATACACTATTAGTCCGAAATTGAGTGCTCGTCTTGGTGGAGGATTAGGGTATAAAACTCCAACCGTTTTCACCGAAGATGCCGAAAGGATTCAGTTTCAAAATGTACTACCTATCCAAACCGCCAACACCGAAGCAGAGCAATCAGTCGGAGGAAATTTTGATTTGAACTATCAAACTCACCTGACAGACCAATTGGCATTAACAGTAAACAGTTTATTTTTCTACACAAAGGTTAACAATCCACTGGTTTTAACCGCTAACAGTGCTAACAATTACGAATTCCAACAACCAAATGGAAATATTGATACCAAAGGGATCGAAACCAACATCAAGCTATCTTACCAAGATTTCAAGCTTTTTATTGGCTACACTTTGGCGGATGTAAACGAACATTATAACGGAATCACAACTACGTATCCACTTGTTGCCAAGCACCGCTTGAACAATGTATTGATGTATGAGATTGAAGACAAACTAAAAATTGGTTTGGAAGCCTATTATTTCAGTCCACAAAAATTGAACGATGGCGCAACCGGAAGACAATATTGGCTGGGTGGTTTCATGATTGAAAAACTATGGGAACATTTTTCGATTTTTCTTAATTTCGAAAACCTAGGCGATACCCGACAAACTAAGTTTGACACTATTTATACAGGACCTATTACCAATCCAAATTTTAGAGATATCTACGCTCCCGTTGATGGATTTGTAGTTAATGGTGGGGTGAAGATTAAATTATAG
- the nadA gene encoding quinolinate synthase NadA, whose product MKDLKEKILALKKEKNAVILAHYYQESDIQDVADYVGDSLGLSQEAVKAEADIIVFAGVHFMAETAKILNPSKKVILPDAKAGCSLADGCPPDEFKKFTDAHPDHVVITYVNCSAEVKALTDIVVTSSNAVKIVNSIPKDKPIIFAPDKNLGKYVMEVTGREMLLWDGSCVVHEAFSLEKLLDLYKEHPDAKIIAHPESETHILQTAKYIGSTAGMIDFVKTDSNHKYIVATEAGILHKMQQEVPHKILIPAPAKEDNTCACSECGYMKMNTLQKLYNCLLNESPEVTVPDDIIAKALIPIERMLELSK is encoded by the coding sequence ATGAAAGATCTTAAAGAAAAAATATTGGCCTTGAAGAAAGAAAAGAATGCGGTAATTTTAGCGCATTATTATCAAGAATCCGATATTCAAGATGTAGCCGATTACGTAGGTGATAGTTTAGGACTGTCTCAAGAAGCGGTAAAGGCAGAAGCTGACATCATCGTATTTGCAGGCGTGCATTTTATGGCCGAGACTGCCAAGATTTTAAATCCGTCCAAAAAAGTTATATTACCAGATGCAAAAGCAGGTTGCTCGCTTGCTGATGGTTGCCCTCCAGATGAATTCAAAAAATTCACAGATGCTCACCCAGATCATGTGGTGATTACCTATGTAAACTGTTCTGCTGAAGTAAAAGCATTAACAGATATCGTTGTAACCTCATCAAACGCGGTAAAAATTGTAAATTCAATTCCGAAAGATAAACCAATCATTTTTGCTCCAGATAAAAATCTAGGAAAATATGTGATGGAAGTTACAGGACGCGAAATGTTATTGTGGGATGGTTCTTGCGTAGTGCATGAAGCTTTTTCGTTAGAAAAACTTTTAGACCTATACAAAGAGCATCCAGATGCTAAAATCATTGCACACCCAGAGTCTGAAACACATATTTTGCAAACTGCCAAATATATTGGATCTACTGCAGGTATGATTGATTTTGTAAAAACAGACTCTAATCATAAATATATAGTAGCGACTGAGGCAGGAATTTTGCACAAAATGCAGCAAGAAGTACCTCATAAAATCTTAATTCCTGCTCCTGCAAAAGAAGATAACACTTGTGCTTGTAGCGAATGTGGGTATATGAAAATGAATACTTTACAAAAATTATACAACTGCTTATTGAATGAATCTCCAGAAGTAACAGTTCCGGATGATATTATTGCAAAAGCGTTGATTCCTATTGAACGAATGCTGGAATTATCTAAATAA
- a CDS encoding sulfite exporter TauE/SafE family protein gives MVNLLDMPLLLLLLPIVAFLYASVGHGGASGYLALMSAFAFPETFMKPTALVLNILVSGVSFYFYFRQKEFKWNLFYPFAVTSIPFSFLGGYLTVSGYYYKIILATVLIFAVMRLLGLLGKEKKEVRELNLYAALIVGAVIGFLSGLIGIGGGIILSPVIILMGWGTMKQTAAVSALFILVNSISGITGFLSKGGELPESSLPLVGIVFVGGFFGAYYGSKKFNSVVLKNVLATVLAIAIYKLYVTA, from the coding sequence ATGGTGAATTTATTAGACATGCCATTGTTGCTTTTATTATTACCAATTGTAGCGTTCTTGTATGCAAGCGTCGGGCACGGTGGTGCGAGTGGGTACTTGGCCTTGATGAGTGCTTTTGCATTTCCAGAAACCTTTATGAAACCGACCGCTTTGGTGCTCAATATATTGGTTTCAGGGGTTTCATTTTATTTTTATTTTCGACAAAAAGAATTCAAATGGAATCTCTTTTATCCGTTTGCTGTGACTTCTATACCGTTTTCCTTTTTAGGAGGCTATTTGACGGTTTCGGGCTATTATTACAAAATCATTTTGGCAACCGTTTTAATTTTTGCAGTCATGCGATTATTGGGGTTGTTGGGTAAAGAGAAAAAAGAGGTTCGAGAACTAAATCTATATGCAGCTCTTATTGTAGGAGCAGTTATTGGTTTTCTATCAGGATTAATCGGTATCGGTGGCGGAATTATTTTAAGTCCCGTGATTATTTTAATGGGTTGGGGAACTATGAAGCAAACAGCGGCTGTATCGGCTTTGTTTATTTTGGTGAATTCTATTTCAGGAATAACAGGCTTTTTATCCAAAGGAGGAGAATTGCCTGAATCCTCTTTACCACTAGTGGGAATAGTTTTCGTCGGAGGATTTTTTGGTGCTTATTATGGTAGTAAAAAGTTCAACTCAGTAGTGCTTAAAAATGTATTGGCAACGGTTTTGGCAATCGCGATTTACAAATTATATGTTACAGCGTAG
- a CDS encoding HesA/MoeB/ThiF family protein: MKKDIVQNSVAAVPPLGARGRYNRQIILPEIGQVGQQKLAEARVLVIGAGGLGCPVLKNLAAAGVGCIGIVDGDVIEESNLHRQMLYNLSHCGKSKAETASKVIREMNPDVKVTVYNQFFNRKNAFEIVSDYEIIVDCTDTIPIRYLINDVAVYKKIPVVYASIYRFEGQVSVFNYQNGPSYRCLFPENQELDQVANCETMGVLGVLPNTLGAFQATEVLKMILGVGEVLSGKLMLYDALCFQTQIIAFAKNPKAIEKSVINGSLLFNQKQVDEGLNIDAFFEKINLENIMIIDVRQPNEQPAFNEKNVIQVPLKELEKYSQTIDRKLEIVLFCNTGQRSQNGVEYLKKQGFKSVFHLEKGIQSLGKYRK, encoded by the coding sequence ATGAAAAAAGATATAGTTCAAAATTCAGTTGCTGCTGTTCCCCCTTTGGGGGCTAGGGGGCGCTATAATCGTCAAATCATCCTTCCTGAAATAGGGCAAGTTGGTCAGCAAAAATTGGCTGAGGCTCGTGTGTTGGTCATTGGTGCGGGTGGTTTGGGCTGTCCGGTTTTGAAAAATTTGGCAGCGGCGGGTGTTGGGTGTATTGGCATTGTGGATGGTGATGTAATTGAAGAATCCAATTTGCACCGACAAATGTTATACAATTTGAGCCATTGCGGAAAAAGTAAAGCAGAAACGGCTTCGAAGGTGATTCGTGAAATGAACCCAGACGTAAAAGTCACTGTTTATAATCAGTTTTTTAATCGAAAGAATGCATTTGAAATTGTAAGTGATTATGAAATTATAGTGGATTGTACCGATACGATTCCGATTCGATATTTGATTAATGATGTGGCGGTTTATAAAAAAATCCCCGTAGTGTATGCTTCCATTTATCGGTTTGAAGGACAGGTTTCGGTTTTTAATTACCAAAATGGACCGAGTTACCGCTGTTTGTTTCCTGAAAATCAAGAATTAGACCAAGTAGCCAATTGTGAAACGATGGGTGTTTTGGGTGTTTTGCCCAATACATTAGGTGCATTTCAAGCAACGGAAGTATTAAAAATGATATTAGGTGTTGGAGAAGTATTGTCTGGAAAGTTAATGCTATATGATGCACTTTGTTTTCAAACGCAAATTATCGCTTTCGCTAAAAATCCAAAAGCGATTGAAAAAAGTGTCATCAACGGAAGTCTTCTTTTTAATCAGAAACAAGTTGATGAGGGATTAAATATTGATGCATTTTTCGAAAAAATAAATTTAGAAAATATCATGATTATTGATGTTCGTCAACCGAATGAACAACCTGCTTTTAATGAAAAGAATGTGATTCAAGTTCCGTTAAAAGAGTTAGAAAAGTATAGTCAGACGATTGATAGAAAGTTAGAAATTGTACTGTTTTGCAATACAGGACAACGAAGCCAAAATGGCGTAGAATATTTAAAAAAACAAGGATTCAAATCGGTTTTCCATTTGGAGAAAGGGATTCAGTCTTTAGGAAAATATAGAAAATAA